The following are from one region of the Hyphomicrobium album genome:
- a CDS encoding aminoglycoside phosphotransferase family protein produces the protein MFRAYIDRWGLVPDGAPIERRSGSLLPVRYNGAPAILKLAREAEERRGAAIMEWWGGDGAARVLARDGDALLMERATGSRSLSDMARAGEADDIEAARILVDVANRLHAPRATPPPPELTSLEDWFRELWPAAEARGGLLARSADTARELLAAPRDIVVLHGDLHHDNVLDFGERGWLAIDPKRLTGERGFDFANIFTNPDLEDPSRPVGVRPERFLRRLEIVADAARLERGRLLQWILAWTGLSAAWYLSDGDPAEIDLMVAELAVATLDG, from the coding sequence ATGTTTAGGGCCTACATCGACCGCTGGGGGCTAGTTCCCGACGGCGCGCCGATTGAGCGCCGCAGCGGCAGCCTCCTTCCCGTCCGCTACAACGGCGCACCCGCGATCCTCAAGCTGGCGCGCGAGGCCGAGGAACGGCGCGGCGCGGCGATCATGGAGTGGTGGGGCGGCGATGGTGCCGCCCGCGTGCTGGCGCGCGACGGCGATGCCCTCCTCATGGAGCGCGCCACGGGCTCGCGCTCGCTCTCCGACATGGCGCGCGCCGGCGAGGCTGACGACATCGAAGCTGCGCGCATTCTCGTCGATGTCGCCAACCGCCTGCACGCCCCGCGCGCTACGCCGCCACCGCCGGAGCTGACATCGCTGGAAGATTGGTTCCGCGAGCTGTGGCCGGCGGCGGAAGCGCGTGGCGGCCTCCTCGCCCGCAGTGCGGATACCGCGCGCGAGCTGCTCGCCGCGCCGCGCGATATCGTCGTGCTGCACGGCGATCTACACCACGACAACGTTCTGGATTTCGGCGAACGCGGCTGGCTTGCCATCGACCCGAAGCGGCTTACGGGCGAACGCGGCTTCGACTTCGCCAACATCTTCACCAACCCGGATCTGGAAGATCCATCGCGCCCCGTCGGCGTCAGGCCAGAGCGCTTCTTGCGCCGTCTGGAGATTGTTGCGGACGCCGCCCGACTGGAGCGCGGGCGCCTGCTGCAATGGATCCTCGCGTGGACCGGCCTCTCGGCCGCCTGGTACCTGAGCGACGGCGATCCCGCCGAAATCGACTTGATGGTGGCAGAGCTGGCGGTGGCCACGCTCGACGGCTAG
- a CDS encoding autotransporter family protein, which produces MLLLAATPASPQSSNLYVGGGWVAVDFVDTISGDDTQPTVQLGFNGSGASNPFTMDTGSVGILASSQYFTPGPDAKRLGEGSQYYSSDHRTEYGVWWEATQQIYSNGVLVAEAKVPVLQVTHEKRCDANGGNCQWNYSPDVHMMGVGFAREGAVGQTDPSRHSPEYNAFLNLTAVAVTPGGPLTVLPDDWHNGYVVSGDQVQLGLTTSNTANAGFIKLAPNPTYFTPTNKEWSLVPASITVDSQPPVEGTVLMDTGLKPGILTPTGTVGHFTCGQNECADHSTYLAISLPTGGFQIFSYEFQLNVSDPMRPHEVHLPGGTDTYFNTGLRVFNGINLIFDADNGFTGYQLASSGAGSPTINMWMALGGPFTVPDGFTSSLPLVLFGSSTLSPEGSAEFTAIITGSSSNGLTIDGPGTVRFTAFNAYTGPTTVTRGRLGVDGSIVSPVEVQNGGVLGGTGVLGANVTIGAGGIYAPGNSIGSQIIVGNLSFDLGGVFEVEVDPTTSDQAGVFGSIDLTGAVLQLLIARSRYAPVTSYEIIDNLGGTPAIGTFAQVISPFIFFLPYVDYDFGADHDVMLTLRRSTDFSAVARTPNERAVAEALETLPQDSPVFEAIQFQATAAGAQQAFNALSGEVHATVSSTLANDSHYVRDILMGRLVQAYYARTGGNTGAVAGLASGGPMAVAGLGNASPMGLGISGLGMGASDAVDPQLGVASPITFWTQGYGAWADFNGNGNAAGANRTLGGFLSGMDAMFADGWRIGGALGYAQTDVSVGSRLSSADVDSYQLAAYTSGQVGSFVVRGGGVWSWSSIDTDRSIVFPGFFEQVEASYNANTGQVFGEVALPLNHSHIAYEPFTGLAWVGVDTGSFTEGGGFAALTSSGANDSVGYMTLGLRAAGSMLIDGMEVVPRGSLTWLHAFGDVDPDQSLAFATFGQSFVVSGVPLAQDSALIDAGFDVILAPNATAGIVYTGQFADNVQDNAVTGRATWRF; this is translated from the coding sequence GTGCTCCTGCTTGCCGCCACTCCAGCATCCCCACAGTCCTCCAACCTCTATGTCGGCGGCGGCTGGGTCGCCGTCGACTTCGTCGACACGATTAGCGGCGACGACACGCAGCCGACGGTGCAGCTGGGCTTCAACGGATCGGGCGCGTCCAATCCCTTCACCATGGACACGGGCTCGGTCGGCATCCTGGCATCGTCTCAGTATTTCACGCCCGGTCCCGACGCCAAGAGGCTCGGCGAGGGCTCGCAGTACTACTCGAGCGACCACCGCACCGAGTACGGGGTCTGGTGGGAGGCCACGCAGCAAATCTACAGCAACGGCGTGCTGGTGGCTGAGGCGAAGGTCCCGGTGCTGCAGGTGACCCATGAGAAGCGCTGTGACGCGAACGGCGGTAACTGCCAGTGGAACTACAGCCCCGACGTGCACATGATGGGCGTCGGCTTTGCCCGCGAGGGGGCGGTCGGGCAAACGGATCCCTCCCGGCACAGCCCCGAATACAACGCATTCCTCAATCTCACCGCAGTGGCGGTCACACCGGGTGGCCCGCTCACGGTGCTGCCGGATGACTGGCACAACGGCTATGTCGTCTCGGGGGACCAGGTCCAGCTTGGCCTGACAACGAGCAATACAGCGAATGCCGGCTTCATCAAGCTCGCGCCGAATCCCACCTACTTCACGCCGACCAACAAGGAATGGTCGCTCGTGCCGGCGTCGATCACGGTCGATTCCCAGCCGCCGGTGGAGGGCACAGTGCTGATGGACACCGGCCTCAAGCCAGGCATTCTCACCCCAACGGGAACGGTCGGCCATTTCACGTGCGGCCAGAATGAGTGTGCTGACCACAGCACCTACCTCGCCATAAGCCTTCCCACCGGTGGCTTTCAGATCTTCAGTTACGAGTTCCAGCTGAACGTCAGCGATCCGATGCGGCCCCACGAGGTTCATCTCCCTGGCGGCACCGACACTTACTTCAATACGGGCTTGCGCGTGTTCAACGGCATTAATCTCATCTTCGATGCCGACAACGGCTTTACCGGGTATCAGCTCGCATCGTCCGGCGCGGGGTCGCCCACCATCAACATGTGGATGGCGCTGGGCGGGCCGTTCACCGTTCCCGACGGGTTCACCAGCAGCCTGCCGCTCGTGCTGTTCGGCTCGAGCACGTTGAGCCCCGAAGGATCGGCCGAGTTCACCGCCATCATCACCGGCAGCAGCAGCAATGGCCTGACCATCGACGGTCCGGGCACGGTGAGGTTTACGGCATTCAACGCCTACACGGGGCCGACGACGGTCACCCGCGGAAGGCTCGGCGTCGATGGCTCGATCGTCTCGCCCGTGGAGGTGCAGAACGGCGGCGTGCTCGGCGGCACCGGCGTTCTCGGCGCCAACGTGACCATAGGCGCCGGCGGCATCTACGCGCCGGGCAACTCCATCGGCTCGCAGATCATTGTCGGTAACCTCAGCTTCGATCTGGGCGGCGTTTTCGAAGTGGAGGTCGATCCCACGACCAGCGACCAGGCGGGCGTCTTCGGGTCGATCGATCTCACCGGCGCCGTCCTGCAGCTCCTCATCGCGCGGAGCAGGTACGCGCCGGTGACGAGCTACGAGATCATCGACAACCTGGGCGGAACACCGGCCATCGGCACCTTCGCGCAAGTTATAAGTCCATTCATTTTCTTCCTTCCCTACGTCGACTACGACTTCGGCGCCGATCACGACGTGATGCTGACGCTTCGGCGCAGCACCGACTTCTCCGCCGTGGCGCGGACGCCCAACGAGCGCGCAGTGGCGGAAGCGCTGGAGACGCTGCCGCAGGACAGTCCGGTGTTCGAGGCCATTCAGTTCCAGGCGACGGCTGCCGGCGCGCAGCAGGCGTTCAACGCGCTGTCGGGCGAGGTGCACGCGACGGTGTCGAGCACGCTCGCCAACGACAGCCACTATGTGCGCGACATCCTCATGGGGCGCCTGGTGCAGGCTTATTATGCGCGCACGGGCGGCAACACCGGAGCGGTGGCCGGGCTCGCCTCCGGTGGCCCGATGGCGGTGGCGGGTCTTGGCAACGCGTCGCCGATGGGGCTCGGCATATCGGGATTGGGCATGGGCGCCTCGGATGCGGTCGATCCGCAACTTGGCGTCGCCTCCCCGATCACCTTCTGGACGCAGGGCTACGGCGCCTGGGCCGACTTCAACGGCAACGGCAACGCGGCCGGTGCCAACCGCACGCTGGGCGGCTTCCTGTCCGGCATGGATGCGATGTTCGCCGACGGCTGGCGCATCGGCGGCGCGCTTGGCTACGCGCAAACGGACGTGAGCGTCGGCAGCCGCCTCTCCTCGGCTGACGTCGACAGCTACCAGCTCGCCGCCTACACAAGCGGTCAGGTGGGATCATTCGTGGTGCGCGGTGGCGGCGTGTGGTCGTGGAGCAGCATCGACACCGACCGCTCGATCGTGTTCCCGGGGTTCTTCGAGCAAGTCGAAGCCTCCTACAACGCCAACACGGGGCAGGTGTTCGGCGAGGTGGCGCTGCCGCTCAATCACAGCCACATCGCCTATGAGCCGTTCACCGGGCTCGCCTGGGTGGGTGTCGATACGGGCAGCTTCACCGAGGGGGGTGGCTTCGCCGCGCTCACATCGAGCGGGGCCAACGACAGTGTCGGCTACATGACGCTGGGCCTGCGCGCGGCAGGGTCGATGTTGATCGACGGGATGGAGGTGGTGCCGCGCGGTTCGCTCACCTGGCTGCACGCATTTGGCGACGTCGACCCGGACCAGAGTCTCGCGTTCGCGACGTTCGGGCAGAGCTTTGTCGTCTCGGGCGTGCCGCTGGCGCAGGACAGCGCACTGATCGACGCGGGCTTCGACGTCATCCTCGCTCCCAACGCGACGGCGGGGATCGTCTATACGGGCCAGTTCGCTGACAACGTGCAGGACAATGCCGTCACGGGCCGCGCCACCTGGCGGTTCTGA
- the lpxB gene encoding lipid-A-disaccharide synthase encodes MSLTDRAAANRPASRKRGSGAGRDDLRIFLVAGEHSGDALGGKLMSALSARCKGRIHYLGVGGEDMEAAGLASQFPLSDVAVMGPLSILPRLPRIMSRVYRTVDSAVAAEPDAVVIIDAPEFTHPIAKRIRKRAPFIPIIDYVSPSVWAWRPGRARKMRPYVDHVMGLLPFEPAAHQRLGGPPCTYVGHPLIERLDWMHELDPAPLAERLQLDPGRLVLVVLPGSRTSEVTRLMQPFGEALELLHARRIRPQVIIPVVAHVRPLVERFAQSWTVQPHLVEGEEDKFRAFRLAHAALAASGTVTLQLALAGTPMVVAYKVDGIAAHMRFLLNVPSVVLANLVLEENAFPELLQEDCTPEKLADALEPLLRDSPERRAQLAALARIPHKMLLDGGTPSDAAADIVLDYAVHGRRPDR; translated from the coding sequence ATGAGCCTCACCGACCGCGCCGCCGCCAACAGGCCCGCCAGCCGCAAACGCGGATCCGGCGCCGGCCGCGACGACCTGCGCATCTTCCTGGTCGCGGGCGAGCATTCCGGCGATGCGCTGGGCGGCAAACTGATGAGTGCGCTCAGCGCCCGCTGCAAGGGCCGCATCCACTATCTGGGCGTCGGCGGCGAGGACATGGAGGCGGCGGGGCTCGCCTCGCAGTTCCCGCTGTCCGACGTCGCGGTGATGGGCCCGCTGTCGATCCTGCCGCGCTTGCCGCGCATCATGTCGCGCGTCTATCGCACGGTCGATTCAGCCGTCGCCGCGGAGCCCGACGCGGTCGTCATCATCGATGCGCCGGAGTTCACGCATCCGATCGCCAAGCGCATCCGCAAGCGCGCTCCGTTCATCCCCATCATCGACTACGTTTCGCCGAGCGTCTGGGCGTGGCGCCCGGGGCGGGCGCGCAAGATGCGCCCGTACGTCGATCACGTGATGGGGCTCCTGCCCTTCGAGCCGGCGGCGCACCAGCGCCTCGGCGGTCCGCCGTGCACCTACGTCGGACATCCGCTGATCGAGCGCCTCGACTGGATGCACGAGCTTGACCCGGCGCCGCTCGCCGAGCGTCTGCAACTCGACCCCGGTCGGTTGGTCCTGGTGGTTCTACCGGGCAGCCGCACCTCCGAGGTGACGCGCCTGATGCAGCCGTTCGGTGAGGCGCTCGAGCTCCTGCATGCCCGCCGCATCCGCCCGCAGGTGATTATTCCGGTGGTGGCGCACGTGCGTCCGTTGGTCGAGCGCTTCGCCCAGTCGTGGACGGTGCAGCCGCATCTGGTCGAGGGCGAGGAAGACAAGTTCCGCGCCTTCAGGCTGGCACACGCGGCGCTCGCCGCATCGGGCACCGTGACGCTGCAGCTGGCTCTGGCGGGCACGCCGATGGTCGTCGCCTATAAGGTCGATGGGATCGCGGCGCACATGCGCTTCCTGCTCAACGTTCCCTCGGTGGTGCTGGCCAACCTGGTGCTCGAGGAGAATGCGTTTCCCGAGCTCCTGCAGGAAGATTGCACGCCCGAGAAGCTCGCCGATGCGCTCGAGCCGCTGTTGCGGGACTCGCCCGAGCGGCGCGCACAACTGGCCGCGCTGGCGCGCATACCCCACAAGATGCTCCTCGACGGTGGCACGCCGAGTGACGCCGCCGCCGACATCGTGCTCGACTACGCGGTGCACGGCCGCCGGCCCGACCGCTGA
- a CDS encoding LpxI family protein → MSGGQDVVGILAGGGSLPREIAEHVRASGGAVHIVSIIGEGDRDLGDFPLTKVGWAQVGGMVRALRNAGVTKMVIVGAVRRPDLNAIKPDLGFFLNLPAIGRIIATTGDDSVLSGVVRFFESKGFKVVSPVEVMPSLLVDEGLLGVHAPEATDMLDIARGFDVVRALGPFDVGQAVVVTAGQIEAIEGAENTDAMLARLVLQRKVPEGGVGARRGVLVKRPKPRQEMRVDMPAIGARTVTRALEAGLRGVAVLAKGAIALERAELRRSADAAGVFVYGGTDGGATIAAAPAAGFAAPFLTVGSLAARPQQLADAGRGAALLAALKPFRPSGGMVIDRGHVLSIECGEGIAALIARSGNLRQWGRRRWSRRSAVAVVSGAAAPDLASVVAAAAAAQFAGIAVLDRSPDVLAHGIEAANRHGLFLIAAPQGSGA, encoded by the coding sequence ATGTCTGGTGGGCAGGACGTCGTCGGCATTCTGGCGGGCGGCGGCAGCCTGCCGCGCGAGATCGCCGAGCATGTGCGGGCGAGCGGCGGGGCCGTGCACATCGTATCGATCATCGGCGAGGGCGATCGCGACCTCGGCGACTTTCCGCTGACCAAGGTGGGCTGGGCGCAGGTCGGCGGCATGGTGCGGGCGCTGCGCAATGCGGGCGTCACCAAGATGGTGATCGTCGGCGCCGTGCGCCGGCCGGATCTCAACGCGATCAAGCCCGACCTGGGGTTCTTCCTCAATCTTCCGGCCATCGGCCGCATCATCGCGACGACCGGCGACGACAGCGTGCTGAGCGGCGTGGTGCGCTTTTTCGAAAGCAAGGGCTTCAAGGTCGTCTCGCCGGTCGAGGTGATGCCCTCGCTGCTCGTGGACGAGGGGCTGCTCGGCGTGCACGCGCCGGAGGCGACCGACATGCTCGACATCGCCCGTGGCTTCGACGTCGTGCGCGCGCTGGGACCCTTCGACGTCGGACAGGCGGTCGTCGTCACGGCCGGGCAGATCGAGGCGATCGAGGGGGCGGAGAACACCGACGCGATGCTCGCGCGCCTCGTCTTACAGCGAAAGGTCCCCGAGGGCGGCGTCGGCGCGCGGCGGGGGGTACTGGTGAAGCGGCCGAAGCCGCGGCAAGAGATGCGCGTCGACATGCCGGCGATCGGCGCCCGTACCGTGACGCGCGCCCTGGAGGCCGGCCTGCGCGGGGTCGCGGTGCTGGCCAAGGGCGCCATCGCGCTCGAGCGTGCCGAGCTGCGGCGCAGCGCCGATGCCGCCGGCGTCTTCGTCTATGGGGGCACCGACGGCGGTGCGACCATCGCTGCTGCTCCGGCGGCGGGATTCGCCGCCCCGTTCTTGACGGTCGGCAGCCTGGCCGCCCGACCGCAGCAGCTCGCCGATGCGGGGCGCGGCGCAGCCTTGCTCGCCGCTCTCAAACCGTTCCGGCCGAGCGGCGGCATGGTCATCGATCGCGGCCATGTGCTCAGCATCGAATGCGGCGAGGGGATCGCGGCGCTCATTGCCCGCTCGGGTAATCTGCGCCAGTGGGGGCGCCGCCGTTGGAGCCGACGTTCGGCGGTCGCCGTTGTTTCCGGCGCGGCTGCCCCGGATCTGGCCTCGGTCGTCGCCGCGGCGGCCGCAGCACAATTTGCGGGTATCGCCGTGCTTGACCGCTCGCCCGACGTTCTCGCGCATGGCATAGAGGCGGCCAACCGGCACGGATTGTTTCTCATCGCCGCGCCGCAGGGAAGCGGAGCATGA
- the lpxA gene encoding acyl-ACP--UDP-N-acetylglucosamine O-acyltransferase, whose product MGEMTAHPTAVIEPGAKLGAGVKIGPYCVVGADVTLGEGVELLSHVVVTGRTTVGARTRIFPFASIGHQPQDLKYHGEPSTLTVGADCMIREGVTLNPGTEGGGMSTTIGDHCAFLANSHVGHDCHVGSNVIFSNNVMLAGHCNVGDFAILGGGAAVIQFARVGAHSFLGGMSGLENDLIPYGMALGNRAHLSGLNIVGLQRRGFSRNDIHDLRRAYRLLFAAEGTLSERTEDVAEEFGSQPIVQEILAFIRTGGKRSLCTPKEASED is encoded by the coding sequence ATGGGTGAGATGACGGCGCATCCGACCGCGGTCATCGAGCCGGGCGCCAAGCTCGGCGCGGGGGTGAAGATCGGCCCCTATTGCGTGGTGGGCGCCGACGTGACCCTGGGCGAGGGCGTCGAGCTCTTGAGCCACGTGGTGGTCACGGGCCGCACGACGGTCGGTGCGCGCACGCGCATCTTTCCGTTCGCCTCCATCGGCCATCAGCCGCAGGACCTCAAGTACCACGGCGAGCCTTCGACGCTCACCGTCGGCGCCGACTGCATGATCCGCGAGGGTGTGACTCTGAACCCCGGCACCGAGGGCGGCGGCATGTCGACCACCATCGGCGACCACTGCGCGTTTCTAGCCAATTCGCACGTCGGGCACGACTGCCACGTCGGCAGCAATGTCATCTTCTCCAACAACGTGATGTTGGCGGGACATTGCAACGTCGGTGACTTCGCCATCCTCGGCGGCGGCGCGGCGGTGATCCAGTTCGCGCGCGTCGGCGCGCACTCCTTCCTCGGCGGCATGTCGGGACTGGAGAACGATCTGATCCCTTACGGCATGGCGCTCGGCAACCGCGCGCATCTTTCGGGGCTCAACATCGTCGGACTGCAGCGGCGCGGCTTCTCGCGCAACGACATCCACGATTTGCGCCGCGCTTACCGGCTTCTGTTCGCGGCCGAGGGCACGCTTTCGGAGCGTACCGAGGACGTGGCCGAGGAATTCGGCAGCCAGCCGATCGTGCAGGAAATCCTCGCCTTCATCCGTACCGGCGGCAAGCGCAGCTTGTGCACGCCGAAAGAAGCGTCCGAGGACTAA
- the fabZ gene encoding 3-hydroxyacyl-ACP dehydratase FabZ, which translates to MADKQAKPALGTADIVKVMQLLPHRYPFLMLDRIFDMDSDRSCVGVKNVTINEPFFQGHFPQYPVMPGVLIIEGLAQTAGALCVSSLEEGYRAELVYFMGIDRAKFRRPVLPGDTIHYHVRKIRNRGRVWRFYGEAKVNGYIVAEAEVSAMLADTAEARAFAAGATKNG; encoded by the coding sequence ATGGCTGATAAACAGGCCAAGCCGGCGTTGGGCACGGCGGATATCGTCAAGGTGATGCAGCTGCTGCCGCATCGCTATCCCTTCCTCATGCTCGATCGCATCTTCGACATGGACTCCGACAGGAGCTGTGTCGGCGTGAAGAACGTGACGATCAACGAGCCGTTCTTCCAGGGCCACTTCCCCCAATACCCGGTAATGCCGGGCGTGCTCATCATCGAGGGCCTGGCGCAGACCGCCGGCGCCCTGTGCGTCTCGAGCCTCGAGGAAGGCTACCGCGCCGAACTCGTCTATTTCATGGGCATCGACCGCGCCAAGTTTCGCCGGCCGGTGCTGCCGGGCGACACGATCCACTATCACGTGCGCAAGATCCGCAACCGCGGGCGCGTCTGGCGCTTCTACGGCGAGGCCAAGGTCAACGGTTACATAGTCGCCGAGGCCGAGGTCAGCGCCATGCTTGCCGACACCGCCGAGGCCCGTGCCTTCGCGGCGGGCGCAACCAAAAATGGGTGA
- the lpxD gene encoding UDP-3-O-(3-hydroxymyristoyl)glucosamine N-acyltransferase — MEHPGFFKRAGPFTLADIARATGSELAPGPVTADTLLADVRTLSDAGPGDLTFFNNRKYADQLKATRAGACLVLPALAARVPDTTGRLVTPDPYRGFALALMLFYPDSRFSQAAPPGDQRIAASAELEEGVIVEPGAVIGAEARIGRGTRIAAGAVVGYRVSIGRDSYIGPLATVVHALVGDRVIIHSGVRIGQDGFGFAMGPQGHFKVPQIGRVIIQDDVEIGANSTIDRGALKDTVIGEGSKIDNLVQIGHNVVVGRHCVLVAQVGIAGSAELGDFVVMGGQSGTPGHIKVGAGAQIAGTSHPTKDVPPGAKVGGTPGRPLTQWARETAWLARMAKRGAKDDADEA, encoded by the coding sequence ATGGAACATCCCGGATTCTTCAAGCGGGCCGGGCCGTTCACGTTGGCGGATATCGCCAGGGCGACCGGGTCCGAGCTGGCGCCGGGCCCAGTGACCGCCGACACGCTCCTCGCGGACGTGCGCACCCTATCGGACGCCGGTCCGGGCGACCTCACCTTCTTCAACAACCGCAAGTATGCCGACCAGCTGAAAGCCACGCGGGCCGGGGCCTGCCTGGTGCTGCCGGCGCTTGCTGCCCGCGTTCCCGACACAACCGGAAGGCTCGTCACGCCCGACCCCTATCGCGGGTTCGCCCTGGCGCTGATGCTGTTCTATCCGGACTCACGCTTCTCCCAGGCGGCGCCGCCGGGCGACCAGAGGATCGCCGCCTCCGCCGAGCTGGAGGAGGGCGTCATCGTCGAGCCGGGCGCCGTCATCGGCGCGGAAGCACGCATTGGCCGCGGCACCCGCATCGCTGCCGGGGCGGTCGTCGGCTACCGCGTAAGCATCGGCCGCGACAGCTATATTGGGCCGCTAGCGACCGTGGTTCACGCCCTCGTTGGTGACCGGGTCATTATCCATTCGGGCGTCCGGATTGGGCAGGACGGCTTCGGCTTCGCCATGGGCCCGCAGGGGCACTTCAAGGTGCCCCAGATCGGCCGGGTCATTATTCAGGACGACGTGGAAATCGGGGCCAATTCGACCATCGACCGGGGGGCGCTTAAGGACACGGTCATCGGCGAAGGCAGCAAAATTGATAATCTGGTCCAGATCGGGCACAACGTCGTCGTCGGGCGCCACTGCGTGCTCGTTGCCCAGGTCGGTATTGCGGGCTCCGCCGAGCTCGGCGACTTCGTCGTCATGGGCGGTCAGTCGGGAACCCCTGGCCACATCAAGGTCGGCGCCGGCGCCCAGATTGCCGGGACCAGCCACCCGACGAAGGACGTGCCTCCCGGCGCCAAGGTGGGGGGCACCCCGGGGCGCCCTCTCACGCAATGGGCGCGCGAAACGGCCTGGCTCGCGCGCATGGCAAAGCGCGGCGCGAAGGACGATGCCGACGAGGCATGA